From Arachis hypogaea cultivar Tifrunner chromosome 3, arahy.Tifrunner.gnm2.J5K5, whole genome shotgun sequence:
CGCTTCTTCCATTGGAACTTACGCCGCAGCCACCGCAAACGCTGTTGAGCCGCCACAACTTCCGCCCTTCGATTACCAGCCCCGGCCCTACCATGGACCTTCCGCCGATGAAGTCTTGGCCAAGCGCAAAAAATACCTCGGTCCTTCCTTGTTCTACTACTATCAGAAACCTGTGAGTTAGTTACTTTCTCCACACACCTCTTTTATGAACATCGATGCTATTGCGATGAAGCTTTGTTGGATGTAAATATGAGGTGTGATGGATAATTAACGATTGGTGTTGGTTTTGTGCAGCTGAATATTGTGGAGGGGAAAATGCAGTATCTTTTTGACGATAGTGGAAGGCGTTATCTTGATGCTTTTGCTGGCATAGTTACTGTTTCTTGCGGACACTGCCATCCTCAAGTTTTAAATGCTATCACAGAGCAGAACAAGCTTCTGCAACATGCTACTACCATATATCTACACCATGCAATTGCTGATTTTGCTGAGGCCTTGGCCCAAAAGATGCCTGGAAACCTTAAGGTCAATCTTCTCTTTATTGCTTATTGCTTAGCTTCTTTGTTTTCGTGTTTCTTCTTTTAATGATTGTTATTTTTATTGCAGGTTGTTTATTTTGTAAATTCCGGCTCAGAGGCAAACGAATTGGCAATGATGATGGCTCGTTTATACACTGGTAATCTTGGTATGATTTCTTTGAGGAATGCATATCATGGGGGAAGTTCTAGTACAATTGGCCTGACTGCTCTCAACACCTGGAAGTACCCTATTCCAGAGGTTTGTCTGAGTATTTCATTTTATCACAATGTTTTCATTTGGTTTGTTGGCATTTTCAAAGTTCAATCTGAATTATTAGTTGCATTATTTATCTCCAGATATGGACATATGACCAATCAGGCCTTTTCTTTATGAAAAATAGTTTCTCAGTTTTTCCTTTTCAACTTGCAACCTATACTCTTTCTAGTAGAATAATGCTTAGTTGATGTTGTTGGACTATCACCAAGAAAATgatcataaatattataattttttccctCTGAAcagatttataaaaaattaagttgCAAAGctttaaaatcagtcactaatatacTGTTACCATTGATTTCCTTTTTTTCTGCTTTCCAATGTATGAAGAGAAAATCCGAATAAGTTAATAGAACTTCCAAGTTTCAATTACTACCCCAAACCAATCTAGTTGTAATTATAGCATCATGAAagttgtatattttatattaaagatGGTGAAATActaattattcttaatatttttaaatttaagggTGAAATTCATCATGTTATGAATCCGGATCCATACCGTGGAATCTTTGGCCCTGATGCTAAGAGTTATGCCAAAGATGTTCAAGATCATATTGACTATGGAACTTCAGGAAGAGTTGCTGGATTTATTGCTGAAACAATTCAGGTACGTACATCATGTCTAATAATGGAAATGTTACTTAGAAGGTAGAACACCATGTCAGTATACttctctatttaattttttccctcatgacttggactagggAGTTGGAGGAGCAGTTGAACTAGCACCTGGATACTTAAATCTTGTCTATGACATTGTACGGAAGTCTGGTGGTGTCTGCATTGCTGATGAAGTGCAAACTGGGTTTGGTCGTACAGGAAGCCACTATTGGGGATTTGAGACACAAGGTGTCATTCCTGACATAGTTACCATGGCAAAGGTCCATATCTCTAATTCCTGAAACTTGGCAAGTTTGTCATGCATTCTGAAGTTTAACTTGGTTTTTCTTATACAAGATTCACTATTTTGTGTTTTGGAACAATATGTTTTGTTCCGGTTTTTTCTTCTTGTAGGACTGATTTTGGTGAATTGTAACTTCCAATTCTTCTGCAGTTATTTCACTAAATCTCACGTTAATATGTATCAGGGTATTGGCAATGGTTTGCCGCTAGGAGCTGTAGTTACAACTCCAGAAATAGCAAGTGTGATGAATCAAAAGATTCAGTTTAACACTTTTGGTGGGAACCCTGTCTGTTCTGCTGGTGGACTTGCAGTTCTCAGGGTTCTTGATCAGGAGAAGCGTCAGGCTCATTGTGCTGATGTTGGTTCTCACATGCTTGAGCGTTTGAGATCGCTTAtgcaaaaacatgaaagtatGTCTTCTTGAATCTTGCATCCTCAAAACATTGTTTTGTTACTGCATTGTAGTTCAACTGCATGTTAACTATATATCTAGCATCCATATATATGCTTGATTAGATAGAAACATAATCTTTGGGTTGACATTATTAAACTTCTCATGTTGCTgcaatttgtttttattatatatgGTGTTTAGTCATTGGAGATGTGAGGGGAAGAGGTTTAATGGTTGGGGTAGAGTTGGTTACTGATCGAAAAGAGAAGACACCTGCAAAGTCTGAAACTGCTGTATTATTCGAAAAACTTAGAGGTAAGATGAGAATCACCAAATCACTCAATGCATACAAAGCTCGCATTTGTTTTCCAATGTCCTAAAAGACTTCTAACCATTTACTTGCAATGAATTGAAGAGCTTGGTGTTCTAGTTGGGAAAGGAGGACTGCATGGAAATGTCTTTAGAATTAAGCCACCAATGTGTTTCACCAAA
This genomic window contains:
- the LOC112791240 gene encoding alanine--glyoxylate aminotransferase 2 homolog 1, mitochondrial, which encodes MATMRALLKKTVAIAKPSNSRPYASSIGTYAAATANAVEPPQLPPFDYQPRPYHGPSADEVLAKRKKYLGPSLFYYYQKPLNIVEGKMQYLFDDSGRRYLDAFAGIVTVSCGHCHPQVLNAITEQNKLLQHATTIYLHHAIADFAEALAQKMPGNLKVVYFVNSGSEANELAMMMARLYTGNLGMISLRNAYHGGSSSTIGLTALNTWKYPIPEGEIHHVMNPDPYRGIFGPDAKSYAKDVQDHIDYGTSGRVAGFIAETIQGVGGAVELAPGYLNLVYDIVRKSGGVCIADEVQTGFGRTGSHYWGFETQGVIPDIVTMAKGIGNGLPLGAVVTTPEIASVMNQKIQFNTFGGNPVCSAGGLAVLRVLDQEKRQAHCADVGSHMLERLRSLMQKHEIIGDVRGRGLMVGVELVTDRKEKTPAKSETAVLFEKLRELGVLVGKGGLHGNVFRIKPPMCFTKDDADFVVDALDYAISKL